The Roseimicrobium gellanilyticum genome contains a region encoding:
- a CDS encoding ExbD/TolR family protein, with protein sequence MKFRNVSKIEPIPLQLAPLIDVLLLLLLFFIITMNLSQRETEMDIKVPAAEEGKINNDKQVGEIVVNVKKDGSIVVEGATMTEEQLLAKLKLIASVHKDQAVIYRGDKGSTYEHTIKVMDVCRKAGIWNVSFATRPPEDESAPAAPASVPVPAAPTN encoded by the coding sequence ATGAAGTTTCGTAATGTCAGCAAAATCGAGCCCATTCCGCTGCAGCTCGCGCCGCTGATTGACGTGCTCCTGCTCCTGCTGCTGTTCTTCATCATCACGATGAACCTCTCCCAGCGGGAGACGGAGATGGACATCAAGGTGCCCGCTGCTGAAGAAGGCAAAATCAACAACGACAAGCAGGTGGGCGAAATCGTGGTGAATGTGAAGAAGGACGGCAGCATCGTGGTGGAAGGCGCGACGATGACGGAGGAGCAACTGCTGGCCAAGCTGAAGCTCATTGCCAGCGTGCACAAGGACCAGGCGGTCATCTACCGCGGGGACAAGGGCAGCACCTACGAGCACACCATCAAAGTCATGGATGTCTGCCGAAAAGCCGGCATCTGGAACGTATCCTTTGCTACCCGACCACCTGAAGACGAGAGTGCCCCCGCGGCTCCCGCATCGGTGCCCGTACCTGCGGCACCAACGAACTGA
- a CDS encoding UvrB/UvrC motif-containing protein: MSLSREKPDLQKKLHDVPHQPGVYVMRDRLNRPIYVGKARDLRKRLSSYFVPSNVRRADLKTKALIDSIWDFEIHLVRNEAESLLLEGRLIKDFRPRYNISFRDDKRFLLVKVQMADPFPRFTLTRLKKDDGARYFGPFAHSGALRTTLNWMNKQFGLRVCRPMSPDENDYRHCSNDIIKNCAAPCIGRVSPEEYRARVEQACDFLGGKSRDLVSALEEEMKKAAERLDFERAAELRDMIEDFKKTLKPTRSFERGARAKVVSTLDPMADVSELQEYLRLDRPPLVMECFDIANIGTAHCVASMVRFKNGVPDNANYRRYRIRIVSGQNDFAAMSEVVRRRYSRILLEGRERMGAEEADLSQEDPLEAMRRLEEDVAAQEEEDASEDADALTDNEGDEASDVSTESTASTQSTDAPESASKRSRRSTNAKGNASAKTKFVRLPDLVIIDGGKGQLSSAMEELQRLGLHELPVVGLAKEEEEIYRPGVDQPLRIPHDRGALKLLQRIRDEAHRWANGYHQLLLRRRVEESILDDCPGVSQTRKANILRVFGSVARLRRATVEEVAKVPGIGKGLAEEIVRFLKEREG, translated from the coding sequence ATGTCTCTCTCCCGGGAAAAGCCCGACCTCCAGAAGAAGCTGCACGACGTGCCGCACCAGCCCGGCGTGTACGTGATGCGCGACCGGCTGAACCGCCCCATCTACGTGGGGAAGGCCCGCGACCTGCGGAAGCGGCTCAGTAGCTACTTCGTCCCCTCCAATGTGCGCCGGGCCGACCTGAAGACGAAGGCGCTCATCGACAGCATCTGGGACTTCGAAATCCACCTGGTGCGCAACGAGGCGGAGTCGCTCCTGCTGGAAGGCCGCCTCATCAAGGACTTCCGCCCGCGCTACAACATCAGCTTCCGCGACGACAAGCGCTTCCTGCTGGTGAAGGTGCAGATGGCGGACCCCTTCCCCCGCTTCACCCTCACCCGGCTGAAGAAGGACGATGGCGCGCGGTACTTTGGCCCCTTCGCCCACAGCGGCGCGCTGCGCACCACGCTGAACTGGATGAACAAGCAGTTCGGCCTGCGCGTGTGCCGCCCCATGTCGCCGGATGAGAATGACTACCGGCACTGCAGCAATGACATCATCAAGAACTGCGCCGCCCCGTGCATTGGCCGCGTGAGTCCGGAGGAGTACCGCGCCCGCGTGGAGCAGGCCTGTGACTTCCTCGGGGGGAAGTCCCGCGACCTCGTTTCTGCGCTGGAGGAGGAAATGAAGAAGGCCGCGGAGCGACTCGACTTCGAGCGTGCCGCGGAGTTGCGCGACATGATTGAGGACTTCAAGAAGACACTCAAGCCCACTCGCAGCTTCGAGCGCGGCGCACGCGCCAAGGTGGTGAGCACCCTCGACCCCATGGCGGATGTGTCCGAGCTGCAGGAGTACCTGCGCCTCGACCGACCCCCGCTCGTGATGGAGTGCTTCGACATTGCGAACATCGGCACCGCCCACTGCGTGGCCAGCATGGTCCGCTTCAAGAACGGCGTGCCGGACAATGCGAACTACCGCCGCTACCGCATCCGCATCGTGAGCGGGCAGAACGACTTCGCCGCGATGAGCGAAGTGGTGCGCAGGCGGTATTCACGGATTCTGTTGGAAGGACGTGAGCGCATGGGCGCGGAAGAGGCGGACTTGAGTCAGGAAGACCCGCTGGAAGCGATGCGCAGGTTGGAGGAAGATGTGGCCGCGCAGGAAGAGGAAGATGCTTCCGAGGACGCAGATGCATTGACGGACAACGAAGGGGACGAGGCTTCAGACGTGTCCACCGAGTCCACTGCGTCGACTCAGTCCACGGACGCGCCCGAGAGCGCGAGCAAGCGGAGTCGCCGCAGCACCAACGCCAAGGGCAACGCCAGCGCCAAGACCAAGTTCGTGCGCCTGCCCGACCTCGTCATCATCGACGGCGGGAAAGGCCAGCTCTCCAGCGCCATGGAGGAACTCCAGCGCCTCGGCCTGCATGAGCTGCCCGTCGTGGGCCTCGCGAAGGAAGAAGAAGAAATCTACCGCCCCGGCGTCGACCAACCCCTGCGCATCCCCCACGACCGCGGTGCGTTGAAACTCCTGCAACGCATCCGCGACGAAGCTCACCGCTGGGCCAACGGCTACCACCAGCTCCTGCTCCGCAGACGTGTGGAGGAAAGTATTCTCGATGACTGCCCCGGCGTCAGCCAGACCAGGAAGGCGAATATCCTGCGCGTGTTCGGCTCCGTCGCCAGACTCCGCCGCGCCACCGTGGAAGAAGTCGCCAAGGTCCCCGGCATTGGGAAGGGTCTCGCGGAGGAGATAGTGCGGTTCTTGAAGGAGCGGGAGGGGTAG
- a CDS encoding cytochrome c: MKQLLPLLAVAALMASPAMSQDSGNIPDSEWPAETNVYKPGQGAELAQALCMNCHSTEYVSTQPPMPRKFWEATVKKMKDKYAAPLPEDMTVLVDYLTATYGVK; this comes from the coding sequence ATGAAGCAACTTCTACCCCTGCTCGCGGTAGCTGCGTTGATGGCATCGCCAGCGATGTCCCAGGACTCCGGCAACATCCCCGATTCGGAGTGGCCTGCAGAAACGAATGTCTACAAGCCAGGCCAGGGTGCGGAGCTGGCGCAGGCCCTGTGCATGAACTGCCACTCCACCGAGTACGTCTCCACCCAGCCACCCATGCCCCGCAAGTTCTGGGAGGCTACGGTGAAAAAGATGAAGGACAAGTACGCCGCTCCCCTGCCAGAGGACATGACCGTGCTCGTGGATTATCTCACGGCGACGTATGGGGTGAAGTGA
- a CDS encoding DUF4190 domain-containing protein — translation MQYHVGRDGQQFGQFTEEEIRQGLEGGRFLPSDLVWRDGMPQWKPLIEVFGFAAAAALSAPMVSSHPAGVPVTGGYPQPPNYQNVGVGIMPMSGMCVASMVLGIISLISFLGCPVAVILGVPGVICGHMGLAEIRRSGNNMQGRGMGIAGLIMNYLAIALGVAVTLFVVVVIGIGATSAAAGGAVPSPP, via the coding sequence ATGCAGTACCACGTCGGCAGAGATGGCCAGCAGTTCGGCCAGTTCACGGAAGAAGAGATTCGCCAGGGACTGGAGGGCGGTCGTTTCCTGCCTTCGGACCTGGTATGGCGTGATGGCATGCCGCAGTGGAAGCCCTTGATTGAAGTCTTTGGCTTTGCAGCAGCTGCGGCGCTCAGTGCTCCGATGGTGTCATCTCATCCAGCAGGGGTGCCGGTGACGGGTGGCTATCCTCAACCGCCCAACTACCAGAATGTCGGCGTCGGCATCATGCCCATGTCCGGCATGTGCGTTGCCAGCATGGTGCTGGGCATCATCTCCCTGATTTCTTTTCTCGGATGTCCGGTGGCGGTCATCCTCGGCGTCCCCGGTGTCATATGCGGACACATGGGTCTGGCTGAGATTCGTCGCTCAGGCAACAACATGCAGGGCCGGGGCATGGGCATCGCCGGCCTGATCATGAACTACCTCGCGATCGCGCTTGGCGTAGCCGTCACGTTGTTCGTGGTCGTCGTGATTGGCATTGGAGCCACGAGCGCGGCAGCCGGGGGTGCGGTGCCATCTCCTCCGTGA
- a CDS encoding DUF6941 family protein translates to MQLLLATLCDSAADYQGKLCVLGAFDTLCAQEFPVEHPQCSLAVRLMFYPDDVGRHNLSIQLEDEVGQAVMPPFSATMDVVLPPNSVPFVTRNLVLNLQRLRFEEPGVYRFEIKRNGKPMISLPLRVARMEEMRPTMGPAG, encoded by the coding sequence ATGCAACTCCTTCTCGCGACCCTTTGCGACTCAGCCGCTGACTACCAGGGCAAGTTGTGCGTGCTGGGAGCATTCGACACGCTGTGCGCGCAGGAGTTTCCCGTGGAGCATCCCCAGTGTTCCCTGGCCGTGCGCCTCATGTTCTACCCGGATGATGTGGGCCGCCACAACCTGAGCATCCAGCTCGAGGATGAAGTGGGCCAGGCGGTGATGCCTCCTTTCTCCGCGACCATGGATGTGGTGCTGCCACCCAACTCGGTGCCCTTTGTCACCCGCAATCTGGTGCTCAACCTGCAGCGCCTGCGTTTTGAGGAACCCGGGGTGTACCGCTTTGAAATCAAGCGGAACGGCAAACCCATGATCTCCCTGCCGCTGCGTGTCGCCCGCATGGAAGAGATGCGTCCCACCATGGGACCCGCGGGTTGA
- a CDS encoding acetolactate synthase, which produces MSSSLDVPPFSAETTHAKSPVRQLSVFLHNRVGALLSLVKLLNEHQIEVLGLSVQDSVDLTLVRVIVTDPARAEEVFTAAGHSCASKPIVVVELKQGVHDLGHALSGLLAAEINIHHSYPLMVRPNSGKPLLALHVDDPEVGSESLSKCGFKVLSQDELAR; this is translated from the coding sequence ATGAGTTCCTCCCTAGACGTGCCTCCTTTTTCCGCCGAGACGACCCATGCGAAGTCGCCGGTGCGGCAGCTCTCCGTCTTCCTCCACAACCGCGTGGGCGCACTGCTCTCCCTGGTGAAGCTGCTCAACGAACATCAGATCGAAGTGCTCGGACTCAGTGTGCAGGACAGTGTGGACCTCACGCTGGTGCGCGTGATCGTAACGGACCCGGCGCGTGCAGAGGAGGTATTCACCGCTGCGGGGCACTCCTGTGCCAGCAAGCCCATTGTGGTGGTGGAGCTCAAGCAGGGCGTGCATGACCTGGGCCACGCGCTCAGCGGACTTCTGGCGGCGGAAATCAACATCCACCACTCCTACCCACTGATGGTCCGGCCCAATAGCGGCAAGCCACTCCTGGCGCTGCATGTGGATGACCCGGAAGTGGGCAGCGAGTCACTGAGCAAGTGCGGCTTCAAGGTGCTGTCGCAGGACGAGCTGGCGAGGTAA
- a CDS encoding molybdopterin-dependent oxidoreductase, with protein sequence MRQTALAVGTLAGVSHLPAEETITLPFENGERRLVKFPQKRPLILLTQRPPQLETPFSVFREGVLTPNDAFFVRYHLQNIPRKIDVKTFRLEVKGLVKSPLALSLDELKTQFENTEVVAVNQCSGNSRGFFKPRVGGGQLAHGAMGNARWRGVRLKDVLNKAGLQEGAKQVVCNGLDTAPLPQTPDFIKALEVDHALDGEILLAWEMNGEPLPLLNGYPLRLVVPGYFGTYWIKHLNELTVVKDAFDGFFMAAGYRIPATPGGCIEPGTTPASTVPITQFTIRSFITSHETGAKVEKGRAIQLSGIAFDAGRGITDVTVSDDGGKTWRTAVLGKDHGRYSFRPWTFDWAPSQNGEVELKCRATNRLGETQPLEPLWNPAGYMRNVVETTRVSVG encoded by the coding sequence ATGCGGCAGACTGCACTGGCTGTCGGCACACTCGCTGGTGTATCACACCTTCCTGCGGAGGAAACCATCACCCTTCCGTTTGAAAACGGCGAACGCCGCCTGGTGAAGTTTCCCCAGAAGCGCCCGCTCATCCTGCTCACGCAACGTCCGCCCCAGCTTGAGACACCTTTCTCGGTGTTTCGCGAAGGGGTGCTCACGCCGAATGACGCCTTCTTCGTCCGGTACCACCTGCAGAACATCCCGCGGAAGATTGATGTGAAGACCTTCCGCCTGGAGGTGAAGGGCCTGGTGAAATCTCCACTGGCACTTTCATTGGATGAACTCAAGACGCAGTTCGAGAACACGGAAGTCGTCGCGGTGAACCAGTGCTCCGGCAACAGCCGCGGCTTCTTCAAGCCACGCGTCGGCGGTGGCCAGCTCGCCCATGGCGCCATGGGAAATGCGCGCTGGCGCGGCGTCCGGCTCAAGGACGTGCTGAACAAGGCAGGCCTGCAGGAAGGTGCGAAGCAGGTGGTGTGCAACGGACTCGATACCGCACCACTCCCGCAGACGCCTGACTTCATCAAGGCGCTCGAGGTGGATCACGCACTCGATGGCGAAATCCTGCTGGCGTGGGAGATGAATGGCGAACCGCTGCCGCTGCTGAATGGCTATCCCTTGCGTCTCGTGGTGCCGGGATACTTCGGCACCTATTGGATCAAGCACCTCAATGAACTCACCGTGGTGAAGGATGCCTTCGATGGCTTCTTCATGGCGGCAGGGTATCGCATCCCCGCCACACCGGGTGGTTGTATTGAGCCGGGCACCACACCTGCGAGCACAGTGCCCATCACGCAGTTCACCATCCGCTCCTTCATCACCAGCCATGAAACAGGCGCGAAGGTGGAGAAGGGGAGGGCCATACAGCTCAGTGGCATCGCGTTTGATGCGGGCCGTGGCATCACGGATGTCACCGTGTCTGATGATGGCGGCAAGACGTGGCGCACCGCGGTCCTGGGCAAGGATCATGGACGCTATTCCTTCCGCCCCTGGACCTTCGACTGGGCGCCCTCGCAAAACGGCGAGGTGGAACTGAAGTGCCGCGCGACGAATCGCCTCGGCGAAACACAACCGCTGGAGCCACTCTGGAATCCTGCGGGCTACATGCGCAATGTCGTGGAGACCACCCGCGTGAGCGTGGGCTGA
- a CDS encoding MotA/TolQ/ExbB proton channel family protein, translating into MRSFLLIVTAAWLVFGAAAMIPAQTAPAGGGTAAAPTISAAPPGSAPQAHAHGDANGISEVKRKMGLLFWPMVVLSLVTLMLIFFNLFTIRQNAVVSDAFMNSADALIRKQDYLGLLAVCNRRNECVAKVTAKALDFATKNPTASFDEVREVTEAEGSRQASLILQRISYLGDVGSISPMMGLLGTVFGLITSFNQISSTQFAGGQAAGVATGVYEALYCTAAGLIIGIPALIIYAFMRGKAQRLVSELESASTHLMALLAAQYKRAARAVASRMPAASHGEAM; encoded by the coding sequence ATGCGCTCATTTCTTCTCATTGTTACCGCGGCATGGCTTGTCTTCGGCGCTGCGGCCATGATTCCGGCCCAGACTGCCCCTGCGGGCGGAGGCACCGCCGCTGCCCCCACCATCAGCGCGGCACCTCCGGGGAGCGCTCCCCAGGCTCATGCCCATGGGGATGCGAACGGCATCAGCGAGGTGAAGCGCAAGATGGGCCTGCTCTTCTGGCCCATGGTGGTGCTGTCCCTGGTGACCCTGATGCTCATCTTCTTCAACCTCTTCACCATCAGGCAGAATGCAGTGGTGAGCGATGCCTTCATGAACTCGGCGGACGCGCTCATCCGCAAGCAGGACTACCTCGGCCTGCTGGCAGTCTGCAATCGTCGCAACGAGTGCGTGGCCAAGGTGACGGCAAAGGCGCTCGACTTCGCCACGAAGAATCCCACCGCCAGCTTCGATGAAGTGCGGGAGGTGACCGAGGCCGAGGGCAGCCGCCAGGCGAGCCTCATCCTCCAGCGCATCTCCTATCTCGGGGACGTGGGCTCCATCTCTCCCATGATGGGACTGCTGGGGACGGTGTTTGGCCTCATCACTTCCTTCAACCAGATCTCCAGTACGCAATTTGCAGGGGGTCAGGCAGCCGGGGTGGCCACGGGTGTGTATGAGGCGCTGTACTGCACGGCGGCAGGCCTCATCATCGGCATTCCGGCGCTCATCATCTACGCCTTCATGCGTGGCAAAGCGCAACGTCTGGTCTCCGAGCTGGAATCCGCCAGCACGCATCTCATGGCCCTGCTCGCCGCCCAGTACAAGCGTGCCGCCCGTGCCGTGGCATCCCGCATGCCGGCCGCCTCTCACGGAGAAGCCATGTAG
- a CDS encoding porin: MKLNIATILCSAGLCASVQAGEVVASSGKNLEAAVQKEDTRSIYDKIWGLATLYKNEDNPYIQEFALQGRIQLQYAWGDSDQGDFDSGDRPEELRWGDIEVRRWRLGFKSKILRQFKLEGQIDVNPNFELEEGANPELGDGFYRDIYDLFLTWAPNDKFNLSVGKTKAKFFTHEYFTSSKEILVFERGLLVNQIRPAELTGIWANGKIDNFVYAIAGFAGEYDPEFGGFDGGAVIQASVGYDLASAIGTEKALVKFDYMYSSSEENTEGPASYEHAFSLNSNIEQGRWSVYTDLLGATGRGSVGDVWGFMVTPAVFIADSLQLVLRYQYAHGDNDGLRLQSRYERLASDLTDGGRGEEYNAVYLGLNYYLYGHKLKLMTGVEYNNMDGGGDGGDYDGWTGLVGLRMFF; the protein is encoded by the coding sequence ATGAAATTGAATATCGCAACGATCCTGTGCTCAGCGGGTCTCTGCGCCAGCGTTCAGGCCGGCGAAGTGGTCGCCAGCTCAGGTAAGAACCTGGAAGCCGCTGTGCAGAAGGAAGACACCCGCTCCATCTATGACAAGATTTGGGGCCTCGCCACCCTCTACAAGAACGAGGACAATCCCTATATCCAGGAGTTCGCGTTGCAGGGTCGTATCCAGCTCCAGTACGCCTGGGGTGATTCCGACCAGGGCGACTTCGACAGCGGCGACCGTCCGGAAGAATTGCGCTGGGGTGACATCGAAGTGCGCCGCTGGCGCCTTGGCTTCAAGTCGAAGATCCTTCGTCAGTTCAAGCTCGAAGGTCAGATCGACGTGAACCCGAACTTCGAACTGGAAGAAGGCGCGAACCCTGAGCTGGGTGACGGCTTCTACCGCGACATCTACGACCTCTTCCTCACCTGGGCTCCGAACGACAAGTTCAACCTCAGCGTCGGTAAGACGAAGGCCAAGTTCTTCACGCACGAATACTTCACCTCCTCCAAGGAAATCCTCGTATTCGAGCGCGGTCTGCTGGTGAACCAAATCCGCCCTGCGGAACTCACCGGTATCTGGGCGAACGGCAAGATCGACAACTTCGTGTATGCCATCGCCGGCTTCGCGGGTGAATACGATCCTGAGTTCGGCGGCTTCGACGGTGGTGCTGTGATCCAGGCCAGCGTGGGCTATGACCTCGCATCCGCCATCGGCACCGAGAAGGCGCTGGTGAAATTCGACTACATGTACAGCTCCTCCGAAGAGAACACCGAAGGCCCTGCCTCCTATGAGCACGCCTTCTCCCTCAACTCGAACATCGAGCAGGGCCGCTGGAGCGTCTACACCGACCTTCTTGGCGCGACCGGTCGCGGCAGCGTGGGTGATGTGTGGGGTTTCATGGTGACCCCTGCGGTCTTCATCGCAGACAGCCTGCAGCTCGTGCTGCGCTACCAGTACGCCCATGGCGACAACGACGGCCTCCGCCTTCAGAGCCGCTATGAGCGCCTTGCCTCCGACCTCACGGACGGTGGACGCGGCGAAGAGTACAACGCCGTGTACCTCGGCCTGAACTACTACCTCTACGGCCACAAGCTCAAGCTTATGACGGGCGTCGAGTACAACAACATGGACGGCGGCGGCGACGGTGGCGATTACGACGGTTGGACCGGCCTGGTCGGTCTCCGCATGTTCTTCTAA
- a CDS encoding GYF domain-containing protein, translated as MQYHVSRNGHQLGKVSEADLRAGFAEGHFLATDLVWRDGMAQWTPLGEVLKTPATGPSLVKSGSSSGAPAIRAASATGNNTLPAGAAPASGLALTSLISGITSIVLCGLGGIATLTAIITGHMALSRINKAGGISPRKGMAVTGLILGYVSIVTAIFGIAITASMAIPVFAKIQEKGIITKQISLARQAQVACQIYAADNGGKYPATLEELVGQGILTPEIMKELDSLKPPGWVGEPGFEYLGEGKNDTALAETEILVSRAESRRGERIVGRHDGSVMLEKRDE; from the coding sequence ATGCAGTACCACGTCTCGCGAAATGGCCATCAGCTGGGGAAAGTATCAGAGGCGGATCTGAGGGCTGGCTTCGCTGAGGGACATTTCCTCGCCACCGATTTGGTGTGGCGCGATGGCATGGCGCAGTGGACACCGCTGGGCGAAGTGTTGAAGACTCCCGCAACGGGGCCGTCCCTGGTGAAGTCGGGCTCGAGTTCAGGAGCGCCCGCGATCCGCGCTGCTTCTGCTACCGGCAACAATACGCTGCCGGCGGGTGCTGCGCCCGCCTCGGGGCTGGCTCTGACCTCGTTGATATCCGGCATCACGTCGATTGTGCTCTGCGGCCTTGGTGGCATTGCCACACTGACCGCCATCATCACCGGGCACATGGCCCTTTCGCGGATCAACAAGGCCGGGGGCATTTCCCCCCGCAAGGGCATGGCCGTGACCGGACTGATTCTGGGTTATGTGTCCATTGTCACCGCCATCTTTGGCATCGCGATTACCGCTTCCATGGCTATTCCTGTGTTCGCGAAGATTCAGGAGAAGGGAATCATCACGAAGCAGATCAGCCTTGCCAGACAGGCGCAGGTGGCCTGTCAGATCTACGCTGCGGATAATGGCGGGAAGTATCCTGCGACTTTGGAGGAGCTGGTCGGGCAGGGCATTCTGACTCCGGAAATCATGAAAGAGCTGGACTCCCTCAAGCCGCCCGGCTGGGTCGGTGAGCCTGGGTTTGAATACCTTGGTGAAGGGAAGAACGACACGGCACTGGCGGAAACGGAAATCCTGGTGAGCCGCGCAGAGTCCCGGCGAGGGGAAAGAATCGTGGGTCGCCATGACGGCAGTGTCATGCTGGAGAAACGAGACGAGTAA
- a CDS encoding tetratricopeptide repeat protein produces the protein MEFSTRLVMNPNLRQWTLCLVAALGLPATMALAQQRAPRAIPVEEPPAPRAVPVDENGASPAPAPVRAQPVVDPNRPAGPDEDLFDYATLAFTQQDFKIALKPYADYVKQYPNGRHVAEARFRLAECLRKTNQRNEAIAAYNEVMVNHPRTESGSSAAYRLGMYAYEAREFLKAASWFEITERLSTNAEVRTAASFNKGLSLKYSGQADKALASFKIVAASKNPNLQKEIDISLQEVAALAVQAGRKEEAAAAYKQILDSSKDEKAQAETMVRYGLLLNDMKKGDEALKQFEKALASKDLPSELKAMAVFGTMQANYVSGNLDAVIETYTKHSTLLLPDELRPKQLLIVGTTYKKKQMYRQAVEVFLLLEKDHPDTPESLEAGYQKLLCFFQLDDKDLPLFTERFEERYAPKYAKHDYLMMARLIRADWWFSRQDYQKAADAFVGVDVKRVPKEVRSSVIYKKGFAEAESKKSNDAINTLGLFLNDYPNDPNVPVALAQRGVAYQAVGSNERALADFNTIIKQHPNSPAVEMALFQSARIKMQTRDIKGMIADYEALVAKFPKSGAAAEAYYFIGRGYFDLKEGNLYEKGLEPLRKAIAANRDEYLDKASQLLIAIQAAREDLDGLAKEVDTYLESRKDASVSPTILRTLGQRYFERGNYRASARYLYKASTPDEPKNTDAPVWNYLGRAELNNGKYEDAVKYFDNYLAQTAADNAGWAEALLYKASALLQLGQFDLAMQHVGEALQKVKEGRLNARLQILRGDIADAQGDAYSKNGEEEKAKASWKDSAGNYIVISQFFVDPEITPEAAYKAARVLEKIGETEKAQALRDQLKAKYPDYKPKENVAK, from the coding sequence ATGGAATTTTCAACAAGGCTGGTGATGAACCCCAACCTCCGCCAATGGACCCTTTGCCTGGTGGCCGCACTCGGCCTTCCGGCGACCATGGCGCTGGCACAACAGCGGGCACCCCGCGCCATCCCTGTAGAGGAACCTCCGGCTCCCAGAGCCGTCCCGGTGGACGAAAATGGTGCGTCACCGGCCCCCGCACCCGTACGCGCCCAGCCGGTCGTGGACCCGAACCGGCCCGCTGGCCCGGATGAAGACCTCTTCGACTACGCCACGCTTGCCTTCACCCAGCAGGACTTCAAGATCGCGCTGAAGCCCTACGCGGACTATGTGAAGCAGTATCCCAATGGCCGCCACGTGGCCGAGGCACGGTTCCGCCTGGCGGAGTGCCTGCGCAAGACCAACCAGCGCAACGAGGCCATCGCCGCCTACAACGAGGTGATGGTGAACCATCCCAGGACGGAGAGCGGCTCCTCTGCTGCTTATCGTCTCGGTATGTATGCGTATGAAGCCCGCGAGTTTCTGAAGGCAGCGAGCTGGTTCGAAATCACCGAGCGCCTCTCCACGAATGCGGAAGTGCGCACGGCGGCCTCTTTTAACAAAGGTCTGAGCCTGAAATACTCCGGTCAGGCGGACAAGGCGCTCGCGAGCTTCAAGATTGTCGCGGCATCCAAGAATCCCAATCTGCAGAAGGAGATTGATATCTCGCTTCAAGAGGTGGCCGCCCTCGCCGTGCAGGCCGGGCGCAAGGAAGAAGCCGCCGCGGCCTACAAGCAAATCCTCGATAGCAGCAAGGACGAGAAGGCGCAGGCCGAGACCATGGTGCGCTACGGACTTCTCCTCAATGACATGAAGAAGGGCGATGAGGCGCTCAAGCAATTTGAGAAGGCACTGGCCAGCAAGGACCTCCCCTCGGAACTGAAGGCGATGGCGGTCTTTGGCACGATGCAGGCGAACTACGTCAGCGGAAATCTGGATGCGGTCATTGAGACCTACACCAAGCACTCCACCCTGCTCCTCCCGGATGAACTCCGGCCCAAGCAATTGCTCATTGTGGGCACCACCTACAAGAAGAAGCAGATGTACCGCCAGGCGGTGGAGGTCTTCCTCCTGCTGGAGAAGGATCACCCGGACACGCCGGAGTCCCTCGAAGCCGGATACCAGAAGCTGCTCTGCTTCTTCCAGCTCGATGACAAGGACCTGCCCCTCTTCACCGAACGCTTCGAGGAGCGCTATGCGCCCAAGTACGCCAAGCATGACTACCTGATGATGGCGCGCCTGATTCGCGCCGACTGGTGGTTCTCCCGCCAGGATTACCAGAAGGCGGCAGACGCCTTCGTGGGCGTGGATGTGAAGCGCGTGCCCAAGGAGGTGCGCAGCAGCGTGATCTACAAGAAGGGCTTCGCCGAGGCGGAGTCCAAGAAGAGCAATGACGCCATCAATACGCTGGGCCTTTTCCTCAACGACTACCCGAACGACCCGAATGTGCCGGTGGCTCTCGCGCAACGCGGCGTGGCCTACCAGGCGGTGGGATCGAATGAGCGGGCGCTGGCTGATTTCAATACCATCATCAAGCAGCACCCCAACAGCCCGGCGGTGGAGATGGCCCTCTTCCAGAGCGCCCGCATCAAGATGCAGACCCGCGACATCAAGGGCATGATTGCGGACTACGAAGCGCTCGTGGCCAAGTTCCCCAAATCCGGCGCGGCAGCCGAGGCCTACTACTTCATCGGACGCGGGTACTTCGACCTGAAGGAGGGCAACCTCTACGAGAAGGGCCTGGAACCACTGCGCAAGGCGATTGCCGCCAACCGGGATGAATACCTGGACAAGGCCAGCCAGCTCCTCATTGCCATCCAGGCAGCGCGTGAGGACCTCGATGGTCTGGCGAAGGAAGTGGATACCTACCTTGAATCCCGCAAGGATGCCTCCGTTTCCCCGACCATCCTGCGCACCCTCGGCCAGCGTTACTTCGAACGCGGCAACTACCGCGCCAGCGCCCGCTACCTGTACAAGGCCAGTACGCCGGATGAACCCAAGAACACGGATGCCCCCGTGTGGAACTACCTCGGCAGGGCAGAACTCAACAACGGCAAGTACGAGGACGCCGTGAAATACTTCGACAACTACCTCGCACAAACAGCGGCCGACAACGCGGGCTGGGCAGAGGCGCTGCTGTACAAGGCCTCTGCACTGCTGCAGCTCGGTCAGTTCGACCTGGCCATGCAGCACGTGGGGGAGGCTCTGCAGAAGGTGAAGGAAGGCAGGCTCAATGCCCGCCTGCAAATCCTGCGCGGCGACATCGCAGATGCCCAGGGCGATGCCTACTCCAAGAATGGCGAAGAGGAGAAGGCCAAGGCCAGCTGGAAGGACTCCGCCGGAAACTACATCGTCATCAGCCAGTTCTTCGTGGACCCCGAGATCACCCCGGAAGCCGCCTACAAAGCCGCGCGCGTGCTGGAGAAAATCGGTGAGACCGAGAAGGCCCAGGCCCTGCGCGACCAGCTCAAGGCGAAGTACCCCGACTACAAGCCGAAAGAAAACGTGGCGAAGTAG